A region of the Actinomycetota bacterium genome:
GGCGAACATGGATGTCCCGTCGCTGAAAAACATGCGCCGGTACCTGGAGACCATCGAGAAGCTCGACGTCGCCCCCGAAAAGGCGGTCCTGCTGGTCAACCGCTCGGACTCGAACATCGGCCTGGACCTTCAGGGTGTCGGCCAGCTCTTCCCGCAGGGGTTCCTGGCGGTGGTTCCGGTCTCCCGGGAGATCCCGTGGGCCACCAACATGGGCATCCCGCTGCTGGAGGCCAAGCCCAAGTCCGAAATCTCCCGCCAGCTGGCCGAGGGGTTCGCCACCTTGGTCCCCCCGGGTCCCGGCATTCAAGTTCCCTGGATCACCCCCGGTCACGGCGTCAAGCGTTCCGGCCTGCTTGGCCGCAAGAAAGGACAGAGCTAGATGGCGCTTTCGGACCGCCTGGAGAAGATCGAGACCGAAAAGGCCCGCGTCTCGGGGGTGAAGGCATCCCTGGTGCCCGACAAGAAGCGCAAGACTGCAGCCGGCACCTCCGCGAACTGGGGCCAGATGAAACGGCAGGTTCGCGACGCCCTCATGGAGGAGCTGGGGACCAAGCTGTACGCCAAGTCCAAGGCGGAGGAGATGAAGATTGTCCTATCGGAGAACCTCGAGGCGGCGCTCAGCCGGGCGGGGATCGTCCTTCCCGCATCCCAGCGGCCGAAGTTCGTTGCCGAGCTGACCGCCGACCTGCTCGGTTACGGGCCCCTGGAGGAGCTGCTCTCCCAGCCCGACATCACCGAGATCATGTGCAACGGCTACAACGACATCTACATCGAGAAGTCCGGCAAGCTCATCCACTCGGATGTCAGCTTCACCGACGAGGCCCACCTCAGGCAGGTCATCGAGAAGATCGTGGCGACGGTCGGCCGGAGGATCGACGAGTCCTCACCCATGGTGGACGCCCGCCTGCTGGACGGCTCCCGGGTGAACGCGATGCTGCCCCCCGTCGCCGTCGACTCCCCGGTGCTCACCATCCGGCGTTTCCCGGCCAAGCCGTTCGCCATGAGCGACCTGATCCGCCTGGGCGCGGTGACTCCGGACGCAGGGTTCTTCCTGGAGGCCGCGGTGCTCGGACGGCTCAACATGATCGTCTCGGGCGGAACGGGAACCGGAAAGACCACCCTTTTGAACATCCTGGGCGACTTCGTCCCGGAGAACGAGCGCATCATCACCATCGAGGACGCCGCGGAGATCCGGCTCTCCAAGCCCCACGTGGTCCGGATGGAGGCCCGTCCGGCCAACATCGAGGGAGTCGGCCAGGTGGGCATCCGTGAGCTGGTCCGCAACGCGTTGCGGATGCGGCCCGACCGGATCATCGTCGGAGAGGTCCGCGGCGGCGAGGCGCTGGACATGCTTCAGGCAATGAACACCGGGCACGAGGGAAGCCTCACCACCGTCCACTCCAACTCGCCGCGTGATGCGCTCACCAGGCTCGACACCATGGTGATGATGGCCGGCTACGACCTGCCCGTGCGTGCAATTCGCCAGCAGGTGGCCGCGGCGCTGGACATCGTCATCCAGATTCAACGGTTCGGTGACGGGTCCCGGCGTATCACCCACATCTCCGAGATCCAGGGCATGGAAGGCGACATCATCACCCTCCAGGACATCTTCCGGTACTCGTTCGCCGAGGGCGGAAGCGCCTCGGCGACCTCCTCGGGCAGCCTCAAGCCGACCGGGCTGCGCCCGAAGATCATCGAGAAGCTGCAGGACAAGGGGGTCGACGTCCCCGCCCGCCTCTTCC
Encoded here:
- a CDS encoding CpaF family protein, with the translated sequence MALSDRLEKIETEKARVSGVKASLVPDKKRKTAAGTSANWGQMKRQVRDALMEELGTKLYAKSKAEEMKIVLSENLEAALSRAGIVLPASQRPKFVAELTADLLGYGPLEELLSQPDITEIMCNGYNDIYIEKSGKLIHSDVSFTDEAHLRQVIEKIVATVGRRIDESSPMVDARLLDGSRVNAMLPPVAVDSPVLTIRRFPAKPFAMSDLIRLGAVTPDAGFFLEAAVLGRLNMIVSGGTGTGKTTLLNILGDFVPENERIITIEDAAEIRLSKPHVVRMEARPANIEGVGQVGIRELVRNALRMRPDRIIVGEVRGGEALDMLQAMNTGHEGSLTTVHSNSPRDALTRLDTMVMMAGYDLPVRAIRQQVAAALDIVIQIQRFGDGSRRITHISEIQGMEGDIITLQDIFRYSFAEGGSASATSSGSLKPTGLRPKIIEKLQDKGVDVPARLFRPRTEPPAAAAGNRILTAANGKKSSR